A region from the Benincasa hispida cultivar B227 chromosome 8, ASM972705v1, whole genome shotgun sequence genome encodes:
- the LOC120083486 gene encoding transcription factor PCL1-like has protein sequence MGEEVKMAEYESGGGDDENCAHEERVFEWETGLPDADDLTPLSQTLIPPELASAFSISTGPCRTLMDVNRASQNTLSNLRGFQAQAFSSNNFKSFNDDRTRDHDPTVVEGDEATERDAGSDSRKLRKVDCTEEADSALRMDNSMDDPSARTLKRPRLVWTPQLHKRFVDVVAHLGIKNAVPKTIMQLMNVEGLTRENVASHLQKYRLYLKRMQGSSNEGPSSPDRIFASTPVPQTLHESTNSGNVNGNGHLPVPTPMPYGPPMMPMPVLGMAASGHAHSYMGMPIAHPGSAQGYPGFETHPFNMMHQRDWSGNKYSSIVPYPHPHVPPNSNDK, from the coding sequence ATGGGAGAGGAAGTGAAGATGGCGGAATATGAGAGCGGTGGTGGTGACGATGAAAACTGTGCTCATGAGGAGCGAGTATTTGAATGGGAAACGGGTTTGCCTGATGCCGACGATCTCACTCCTCTGTCTCAGACTTTGATTCCGCCGGAGCTTGCATCAGCATTCAGTATATCGACAGGGCCATGTCGGACACTGATGGATGTTAATCGAGCGTCGCAGAATACGCTATCGAATCTTCGTGGATTTCAAGCACAAGCGTTCTCATCGAATAATTTCAAGTCATTTAACGATGATCGAACTCGGGATCATGATCCGACGGTGGTTGAAGGAGATGAGGCAACGGAGAGGGATGCAGGGTCGGATTCTAGGAAATTGAGGAAGGTTGATTGTACGGAGGAGGCTGATTCGGCTCTTCGGATGGATAATTCGATGGATGATCCATCGGCTCGGACTTTGAAGAGACCGAGGCTTGTATGGACGCCGCAATTACACAAACGGTTTGTGGACGTTGTTGCTCATCTTGGAATTAAGAACGCAGTTCCTAAAACTATTATGCAGTTGATGAACGTGGAAGGATTGACTCGGGAGAATGTTGCGAGTCATCTTCAGAAATATAGGCTTTACTTGAAGAGGATGCAGGGATCTTCCAACGAGGGCCCGTCGTCACCGGACCGGATTTTTGCATCCACGCCTGTACCACAGACCTTGCACGAGTCTACCAACAGTGGGAATGTCAACGGAAATGGCCATTTGCCGGTTCCGACTCCAATGCCGTATGGACCGCCGATGATGCCGATGCCGGTTCTTGGCATGGCAGCGTCTGGTCATGCTCACAGTTATATGGGTATGCCGATCGCTCATCCGGGAAGCGCACAGGGATACCCTGGCTTTGAAACGCATCCTTTCAATATGATGCATCAGAGAGATTGGTCGGGGAACAAATACAGCTCGATCGTGCCTTACCCTCATCCTCATGTACCTCCTAATTCTAATGATAAGTGA